A genomic stretch from Microtus pennsylvanicus isolate mMicPen1 chromosome 11, mMicPen1.hap1, whole genome shotgun sequence includes:
- the Lmf1 gene encoding lipase maturation factor 1 isoform X3, translated as MLGAGLIKIRGDKCWLDLTCMDFHYETQPVPNPMAYYLHRSPWWFHHFETLSNHFLELVVPFFVFLGRRMCILHGVLQILFQVILIISGNLSFLNWLTIVPSLACFDDAALGFLFPSGPRGLKNQVLKMQKEETQGVQSKPRYGCMVRQVVNFSLGILVAWLSVPVVINLLSSRQVMNTSFNPLRIVNTYGAFGSITKERTEVILQGTASPNASAPDAVWEDYEFKCKPGDLWRRPCLISPYHYRLDWLMWFAAFQTYEQNEWIIHLAGKLLAGDAEALSLLALNPFEGKAPPRWIRGEHYRYRFSLPSGQHAAQGKWWIRKRIGPYFPPLHLEDLKDFFRTRKWPLPKPHPETS; from the exons GGCCTAATCAAGATCCGTGGGGACAAGTGCTGGCTGGACCTGACCTGCATGGACTTCCACTATGAG ACCCAGCCAGTGCCCAACCCGATGGCCTACTACCTGCACAGGTCACCCTGGTGGTTCCATCACTTTGAGACACTCAGCAACCACTTCCTGGAACTCGTCGTGCCTTTCTTCGTGTTCCTCGGGCGCCGGATGTGCATTCTTCACGGGGTGCTGCAGATCCTTTTCCAG GTGATCCTCATCATCAGTGGGAACCTGAGCTTCCTGAATTGGCTCACCATCGTGCCCAGCCTTGCCTGTTTTGACGATGCAGCTCTGGGATTCCTGTTTCCCTCAGGACCTCGAGGCTTAAAGAACCAAGTCCTAAAGATGCAAAAGGAAGAAACACAAGGGGTCCAGTCCAAGCCAAGATACG GCTGCATGGTACGGCAAGTGGTCAACTTCTCCCTGGGCATCCTGGTGGCCTGGCTCAGCGTGCCTGTGGTCATCAACCTGCTAAGCTCCAGGCAGGTCATGAACACCTCCTTCAACCCACTCAGGATTGTCAACACCTACGGGGCCTTTGGAAG TATCACCAAGGAACGGACTGAAGTGATCCTACAGGGCACAGCCAGCCCTAATGCCAGTGCGCCCGACGCAGTGTGGGAGGACTATGAGTTCAAGTGTAAGCCAGGAGACCTCTGGAGGCGGCCATGCCTTATCTCTCCATACCACTACCGCCTGGACTGGCTGATGTGGTTTGCAGCTTTCCAG ACCTATGAGCAGAACGAGTGGATCATCCACCTAGCAGGGAAGCTCCTAGCTGGTGACGCCGAGGCCCTGTCCCTGCTCGCCCTCAACCCGTTCGAGGGCAAGGCTCCCCCCAG GTGGATCCGAGGAGAACATTACCGTTACCGGTTCAGCCTCCCCAGTGGCCAGCACGCTGCCCAGGGCAAGTGGTGGATACGCAAGCGAATTGGTCCCTACTTCCCGCCACTCCACCTTGAGGATCTGAAAGACTTCTTTAGGACTCGGAAGTGGCCGCTGCCAAAACCCCATCCAGAGACATCCTGA